The following are encoded together in the Gouania willdenowi chromosome 14, fGouWil2.1, whole genome shotgun sequence genome:
- the LOC114475482 gene encoding ELKS/Rab6-interacting/CAST family member 1-like has product MSNNKTKDPLTDALLRRGSSFWEEENNTILQSKDKEISDLKELLDLRNNEFYDKSKQLQEYLMERERMEAQINSIFKSKDSEMYKLKKIVRTTKAQLLEKTQQLEKSPQEAQRLQSHKKDVNETKFSLEELHRDFNAQKNQLVAEKDALQCEIHQLNNQLEQQDRSFSQQQAEAKKIIRGKDCDLKKKDLLIDEHQQTITELSNTLKKLEEDFKIQTDQCTQLEMECAEALKEVEDLEEALYQTESQSQQEVTLLQTSLDKAEEKLHAQDLQREKEQSENAKMISTMMDDLAQTKNVLVDTQENADQQRAEAMKIILDKDFDLKKKDLLIDEHQRTITEISNALKKVEEDFKIQTDQCTQLVMEKAEALKEVQALEEAHCQKESQSQQQLTLLQTSLDKAKEKLHAQDLQIEKERSENAKKISSMMDDLAQMQNILVDAQANAEQQKDSHSTRTHTLKDKEKDKKEKYSKLKALWKKFKSWLKVKKPKNKQNNPASL; this is encoded by the coding sequence atgtcaaataacAAGACAAAAGACCCTTTAACCGATGCCTTACTTCGAAGAGGAAGTAGTTTCtgggaagaagaaaacaacaccATCCTTCAAAGCAAAGACAAGGAAATATCCGATCTCAAAGAATTACTGGATCTGAGGAACAACGAATTCTACGACAAAAGCAAGCAGTTGCAGGAGTACCTGATGGAGAGGGAGCGTATGGAAGCACAAATCAACTCCATCTTTAAAAGTAAAGACAGTGAAATGTACAAACTCAAAAAAATAGTGCGTACGACAAAAGCACAATTGCTGGAGAAAACCCAGCAGTTGGAGAAGAGCCCGCAGGAAGCACAAAGGCTTCAAAGCCATAAAAAAGATGTGAACGAGACCAAATTTTCACTGGAGGAGTTACATCGGGATTTCAATGCTCAGAAGAATCAGTTGGTGGCAGAGAAGGATGCTTTGCAGTGTGAGATTCATCAGCTGAACAACCAGCTTGAGCAACAGGACAGATCTTTTAGTCAGCAGCAAGCTGAGGCTAAGAAGATCATCCGTGGCAAAGAttgtgatttgaaaaagaaGGATCTTCTCATAGATGAACATCAACAAACTATAACAGAACTAAGCAACACTCTCAAGAAGCTGGAGGAGGACTTCAAAATCCAGACAGACCAGTGCACCCAACTGGAGATGGAGTGTGCTGAAGCTTTGAAAGAAGTCGAGGATTTAGAGGAAGCTCTCTACCAGACAGAGAGCCAATCACAACAAGAAGTGACCCTGCTACAGACCTCCCTGGATAAAGCAGAGGAAAAGCTTCACGCCCAAGATCTGCAGAGAGAAAAGGAGCAGTCTGAGAACGCCAAGATGATTTCTACTATGATGGACGACCTCGCTCAGACAAAGAATGTCTTAGTGGACACACAAGAAAATGCTGACCAGCAGCGAGCTGAGGCTATGAAGATCATCCTAGACAAagattttgatttgaaaaagaagGATCTTCTCATTGATGAACATCAACGGACAATTACAGAAATAAGCAACGCTCTCAAGAAGGTGGAGGAGGACTTCAAAATCCAGACAGACCAGTGCACCCAACTGGTGATGGAGAAGGCTGAAGCGTTGAAAGAAGTCCAGGCATTAGAGGAAGCTCACTGCCAGAAAGAGAGCCAATCCCAACAACAACTGACCCTGCTACAGACCTCCCTGGATAAAGCAAAGGAAAAGCTTCACGCCCAAGATCTGCAGATAGAAAAGGAGCGGTCTGAGAACGCCAAGAAGATTTCTAGCATGATGGACGACCTCGCTCAGATGCAGAATATCTTAGTGGACGCACAAGCAAATGCTGAGCAGCAGAAGGACAGCCACTCtacaaggacacacacactcaaggacAAGGAGAAGGATAAGAaggaaaaatattcaaagttGAAAGCACTGTGGAAAAAATTCAAGAGCTGGTTAAAGGTTAAGAAACccaagaacaaacaaaacaatccaGCATCTTTGTAA